One Loxodonta africana isolate mLoxAfr1 chromosome 4, mLoxAfr1.hap2, whole genome shotgun sequence genomic region harbors:
- the ALG10 gene encoding dol-P-Glc:Glc(2)Man(9)GlcNAc(2)-PP-Dol alpha-1,2-glucosyltransferase isoform X2 has product MAAGMAQLEGYYFSAALSCTFLLSCLLFSAFSRALREPYMDEIFHLPQAQRYCEGRFSLSQWDPMITTLPGLYLVSVGVVKPAHWIFGWSEHVVCSIGMLRFVNLLFSVGNFYLLYLLFRKVQPRNKEPWWGSG; this is encoded by the exons ATGGCAGCAGGAATGGCGCAGCTGGAGGGTTACTACTTTTCGGCTGCCCTAAGTTGTACCTTTTTATTATCTTGCCTCCTCTTCTCCGCCTTCAGCCGCGCTCTGCGAGAGCCGTACATGGATGAGATCTTCCACCTGCCACAGGCGCAGCGCTACTGTGAGGGCCGCTTCTCCCTCTCACAG tGGGATCCCATGATTACTACATTGCCTGGCTTATACCTGGTGTCAGTTGGAGTGGTCAAACCTGCCCATTGGATCTTTGGATGGTCTGAACATGTAGTCTGCTCCATTGGAATGCTCAGATTTGTTAATCTCCTCTTCAGTGTTGGCAACTTCTATTTACTCTATTTGCTTTTCCGAAAGGTACAACCTAGAAACAAG gaaccctggtggggcagtggttaa
- the ALG10 gene encoding dol-P-Glc:Glc(2)Man(9)GlcNAc(2)-PP-Dol alpha-1,2-glucosyltransferase isoform X1, with protein sequence MAAGMAQLEGYYFSAALSCTFLLSCLLFSAFSRALREPYMDEIFHLPQAQRYCEGRFSLSQWDPMITTLPGLYLVSVGVVKPAHWIFGWSEHVVCSIGMLRFVNLLFSVGNFYLLYLLFRKVQPRNKAASSIQRILSTLTLAVFPTLYFFNFLYYTEAGSMFFTLFAYLMCLYGNHKTSALLGFCGFMFRQTNIIWAVFCAGNVIAQKLTEAWKTELQKKKEERLPSIKGPFSEFRKILQFLFAYSMSFKNLGMLILLTWPYIFLVFVFCAFVVVNGGIVIGDRSSHEACLHFPQLFYFFSFTLFFSFPHLLSLSKIKTFLSVVWKRRIQFLAITLVSLFLVWKFTYAHKYLLADNRHYTFYVWKRVFQRYEIVKYLLVPVYIFAGWSIAESLKSKSIFWNLMFFICLFMVTVPQKLLEFRYFILPYVIYRLNIPLPPTSKLVYELGCYAVVNFLTFYIFLNKTFQWPNSQDIQRFMW encoded by the exons ATGGCAGCAGGAATGGCGCAGCTGGAGGGTTACTACTTTTCGGCTGCCCTAAGTTGTACCTTTTTATTATCTTGCCTCCTCTTCTCCGCCTTCAGCCGCGCTCTGCGAGAGCCGTACATGGATGAGATCTTCCACCTGCCACAGGCGCAGCGCTACTGTGAGGGCCGCTTCTCCCTCTCACAG tGGGATCCCATGATTACTACATTGCCTGGCTTATACCTGGTGTCAGTTGGAGTGGTCAAACCTGCCCATTGGATCTTTGGATGGTCTGAACATGTAGTCTGCTCCATTGGAATGCTCAGATTTGTTAATCTCCTCTTCAGTGTTGGCAACTTCTATTTACTCTATTTGCTTTTCCGAAAGGTACAACCTAGAAACAAG GCTGCCTCAAGTATCCAGAGAATTTTGTCAACATTAACACTAGCAGTATTTCCCAcactctatttttttaatttcctttattatACAGAAGCAGGATCTatgttttttactctttttgccTATTTGATGTGTCTTTATGGGAATCATAAAACTTCAGCCTTGCTTGGATTTTGTGGCTTCATGTTTCGTCAAACAAATATCATCTGGGCTGTCTTCTGTGCAGGAAATGTcattgcacaaaaattaactgaaGCTTGGAAAACTGAGttacaaaagaagaaggaagagaggcTTCCCTCTATCAAAGGACCCTTTTCAGAATTTaggaaaattcttcaatttctttttgcTTATTCCATGTCCTTTAAGAACTTGGGTATGCTTATACTTTTAACTTGGCCCTATATTTTCCTAGTTTTTGTGTTTTGTGCTTTTGTAGTAGTTAATGGTGGAATTGTTATTGGTGATCGGAGTAGTCATGAAGCCTGTCTCCATTTTcctcagctattctactttttctcttttaccctctttttttcttttcctcacttACTCTCTCTTAGCAAAATTAAGACTTTTCTTTCCGTAGTGTGGAAACGTAGAATTCAGTTTTTAGCGATTACCTTAGTCTCCTTATTTTTAGTTTGGAAATTCACTTATGCTCATAAATACTTACTAGCAGACAATAGACATTATACATTCTATGTGTGGAAAAGGGTTTTTCAGAGATACGAAATTGTGAAATACTTGTTAGTTCCGGTCTATATATTTGCTGGTTGGAGTATAGCTGAGTCATTGAAATCAAAATCAATTTTCTGGAATTTAATGTTTTTCATATGCTTGTTTATGGTTACTGTTCCTCAGAAATTGCTGGAATTTCGTTACTTTATTTTACCTTATGTTATTTATAGACTTAACATACCTCTGCCACCCACATCCAAACTTGTTTATGAACTGGGTTGCTATGCAGTGGTTAATTTCCTAACTTTTTATATCTTCCTGAACAAGACTTTTCAGTGGCCAAATAGTCAAGACATTCAGAGATTTATGTGGTAA